A single region of the Bacteroidota bacterium genome encodes:
- a CDS encoding glycoside hydrolase family 27 protein has product MRTSTKVAAFLILIIATASYGQKFQNLALTPPMGWNSWNRFGCNVDEKMIRDMADAMVSSGMRDAGYQYIVIDDCWHGGRDSLGFVFPDPERFPSGMKALADYVHSKGLKFGLYSCAGDKTCAGRTGSRGREYQDALTYAKWGVDYLKYDWCNTDGLNSIGAYTTMRNALYAAGRPIVFSLCEWGDTKSWEWAKDVGHLWRITGDITNCFDCTDDHHGTWTAWGVMKIPEMRKDIRKYAGPGHWNDPDMLEVGNGMSVSEDRSHFSLWCMMAAPLIAGNDLRAMSRETNEILTNREVLDIDQDSLGVQGYRYDTRDSIEIWVKPLAHGDWAVCFLNRSKTARKLDFDWSKNVIADDLSKRTMNTNETVYNIRDLWQKKALGDTKKNTSSDLASHDVLVVRLTPQ; this is encoded by the coding sequence ATGAGAACATCAACGAAAGTCGCCGCCTTCCTCATTCTCATAATTGCTACGGCCTCATATGGTCAGAAATTTCAGAACCTGGCGCTCACTCCGCCGATGGGATGGAACAGCTGGAACAGGTTCGGATGCAACGTGGATGAAAAGATGATCCGTGACATGGCCGATGCCATGGTCTCCAGCGGAATGAGGGACGCCGGCTATCAGTACATCGTCATCGACGACTGCTGGCACGGGGGACGCGACAGCCTCGGCTTCGTCTTCCCCGATCCGGAGCGCTTCCCCTCCGGCATGAAAGCGCTCGCCGATTACGTCCATTCGAAAGGACTGAAGTTCGGCCTCTACTCCTGCGCCGGCGACAAGACGTGCGCCGGAAGAACTGGCAGCCGTGGCCGCGAATACCAGGACGCTCTCACGTACGCAAAATGGGGAGTCGATTATTTGAAGTATGACTGGTGCAACACCGACGGATTGAACTCCATCGGGGCGTACACTACAATGAGGAACGCGCTCTATGCCGCGGGAAGGCCGATCGTCTTCAGCCTGTGCGAATGGGGGGACACAAAATCGTGGGAGTGGGCGAAGGACGTCGGCCATCTTTGGAGGATCACCGGCGACATCACAAATTGCTTCGACTGCACGGACGATCATCACGGCACCTGGACGGCGTGGGGAGTGATGAAGATCCCCGAGATGCGCAAGGACATCCGAAAGTATGCCGGGCCCGGACATTGGAACGACCCCGACATGCTCGAAGTCGGAAACGGCATGTCGGTCAGCGAAGACCGGTCGCACTTCTCTCTCTGGTGTATGATGGCCGCACCTCTTATCGCCGGCAACGACCTGCGCGCGATGAGCAGAGAGACGAACGAAATCCTCACCAACCGCGAAGTCCTCGACATCGACCAGGACTCCCTCGGCGTTCAGGGATACCGCTACGACACGAGGGACAGCATCGAAATCTGGGTGAAACCGCTTGCGCACGGCGATTGGGCAGTTTGCTTCCTCAATCGTTCCAAAACGGCTCGAAAACTCGATTTCGACTGGTCAAAAAATGTCATCGCTGACGACCTGTCGAAAAGAACGATGAACACCAACGAAACCGTTTACAACATTCGCGACCTTTGGCAGAAGAAAGCACTCGGCGACACAAAAAAGAATACGTCGTCCGATCTGGCGTCGCATGATGTTCTCGTTGTCAGGCTGACGCCGCAGTGA
- a CDS encoding cellulase family glycosylhydrolase, which produces MKNIAVLFVVSFVLLCPAAGNAQPPKEKSMYYDWLNTRDVNRPFNDPNAKKLPLIRVRGNRFVNANGDTVLFRGIAIADPDKLDQQGRWNKDLFLKLKDYGAMIVRIPVHPAAWRMRTPEKYLLLLDQAVEWCSDLGMYIDLDWHSIGNLGMELFQDPEYVTTKKETYEFWRTMSVHFKGNNTIAFYELFNEPTLYNGQLGSMSWSEWKKINENIIHLIRAYDTEKIPLVAGFDWAYDLTPLHVEPIEAEGIGYVTHPYPHKRSKPYVPKWDEDFGFAAGTYPVVATEFGFVLGGEGMAENGEYGKEIIHYLESRGMSWMGWVFDTEWYPRLVQSWEPFKLTESGEFFKQALHGKIPQ; this is translated from the coding sequence ATGAAAAATATTGCTGTATTATTCGTCGTCTCATTCGTCCTTCTCTGCCCGGCGGCCGGGAATGCTCAGCCGCCAAAAGAGAAGAGTATGTATTACGACTGGCTGAACACGCGCGACGTCAACAGACCGTTCAACGACCCGAATGCGAAAAAGCTCCCTCTCATTCGTGTGCGCGGGAACAGGTTTGTTAACGCGAACGGAGATACCGTACTCTTCCGCGGCATCGCCATCGCGGACCCGGACAAGCTCGACCAGCAGGGACGCTGGAACAAAGACCTTTTCCTGAAGCTCAAGGACTACGGAGCGATGATCGTACGAATTCCGGTCCATCCGGCCGCCTGGCGCATGCGCACACCGGAAAAGTATCTTCTGCTCCTCGACCAGGCCGTAGAATGGTGCAGCGACCTCGGGATGTACATCGACCTCGACTGGCACTCGATCGGCAACCTCGGCATGGAGTTGTTTCAGGACCCCGAATACGTGACGACAAAAAAAGAAACGTATGAGTTCTGGCGCACGATGTCGGTCCACTTCAAAGGAAACAATACCATTGCCTTCTATGAACTCTTCAACGAACCGACGCTCTACAACGGGCAGCTCGGAAGCATGTCATGGAGCGAATGGAAGAAGATCAACGAAAACATCATTCATCTCATCCGCGCCTACGATACGGAAAAGATCCCACTTGTGGCGGGATTCGATTGGGCGTATGACCTGACGCCGCTGCACGTCGAACCGATCGAAGCGGAAGGGATCGGCTACGTGACACACCCGTATCCCCACAAGCGCTCGAAGCCGTACGTACCGAAATGGGATGAAGATTTCGGGTTCGCCGCAGGTACGTACCCCGTCGTGGCAACGGAATTCGGTTTCGTTTTAGGGGGAGAGGGAATGGCGGAGAACGGCGAGTATGGAAAAGAGATCATTCATTATCTTGAGTCACGGGGGATGAGCTGGATGGGATGGGTCTTCGATACCGAATGGTATCCGAGACTCGTGCAATCGTGGGAACCGTTCAAGCTCACCGAAAGCGGAGAGTTCTTCAAGCAAGCGCTGCACGGGAAGATTCCGCAATGA
- a CDS encoding sugar phosphate isomerase/epimerase — MTQSNYTRKEFIKLLGLGAGTLALTKFSFADEKKYVANIGFQLYTIRYELEKDFAGSVRKVADMGYIGVEAYPLPSNVTLEQAAKVFKECGLQVFSMHTALPVGDERENILKAAEAYGCKNVVYPGWPAGLSPHSDDLMKQVAEIFKTVDITKKKADFYNETGAYFKKKGLNFGLHNHWWEWEKSDGIVPFYYFLEHLSPDVFFEIDTYWAKTGGVDPAKAVHDFGKRAPFLHIKDGPAVKGPTMYAHVPAGSGTLDFPAIVRAGGKNIQWMIVEFDEYAGNIFDGMQKSYAYLTKNGLAKGKV, encoded by the coding sequence ATGACACAGTCCAACTACACACGAAAAGAATTCATCAAGCTTCTCGGGCTGGGCGCCGGCACGCTCGCCCTGACGAAATTCAGCTTCGCTGATGAAAAGAAGTACGTGGCCAACATCGGATTCCAGCTTTACACGATCCGTTATGAACTGGAAAAGGACTTCGCCGGCTCTGTCCGCAAAGTAGCCGACATGGGATACATCGGCGTGGAAGCGTATCCTCTCCCTTCAAATGTCACGCTCGAACAGGCGGCAAAGGTGTTCAAGGAATGCGGGCTGCAGGTGTTCAGCATGCACACAGCCCTGCCCGTCGGCGACGAACGGGAAAATATTCTTAAAGCCGCAGAGGCATACGGGTGCAAAAACGTGGTCTATCCCGGATGGCCGGCGGGGCTCTCGCCGCACAGCGACGACTTGATGAAACAGGTGGCCGAAATTTTTAAGACCGTCGACATCACGAAAAAGAAAGCCGATTTCTACAACGAGACAGGCGCATACTTCAAGAAGAAAGGGCTGAATTTCGGGCTCCACAATCATTGGTGGGAATGGGAAAAATCAGACGGGATCGTCCCGTTCTATTATTTTTTGGAGCACCTGTCTCCCGACGTCTTCTTTGAGATCGACACTTATTGGGCGAAGACCGGCGGTGTCGACCCTGCAAAAGCGGTGCACGATTTCGGGAAGCGCGCCCCGTTCCTCCACATCAAAGACGGACCGGCAGTCAAAGGTCCCACAATGTATGCGCACGTTCCGGCGGGAAGCGGCACCCTGGATTTCCCTGCCATTGTCAGGGCAGGAGGAAAAAATATTCAGTGGATGATCGTCGAATTCGACGAGTATGCAGGGAATATCTTTGACGGTATGCAGAAGAGTTACGCGTACCTGACAAAGAATGGATTGGCAAAGGGAAAAGTATAA
- a CDS encoding SDR family oxidoreductase: MKVLFIGGTGNISTSVSRLAVACGIDLYLLNRGKRGTAVPGAKVLIGDISKPDEMRSILTDHAWDSVVDWIAYTVSDIQRDFELFKGKTKQFVFISSASAYQRPAASPFVTESTPLANPFWEYSRNKIACEEKLMSLYRSESFPVTIVRPSLTYDTVIPVPVGGWTEYTTVDRIKKGKKIIVHGDGSSLWTVTHAEDFAKGFVGLLAHQQSIGHAFHITSDEILTWDQIHQAVAEAVGREAHIVHMASDFLASCDEEFRGSLIGDKATSVIFDNSKIKRFVPGFTATIPFRQGIKRTIDWFEADPSRQIIKKETNDMMERMIAQYERAFIS, translated from the coding sequence ATGAAGGTGTTATTTATTGGCGGAACGGGGAATATCAGCACTTCCGTAAGCAGGCTTGCAGTCGCATGCGGCATCGATCTCTATTTACTTAATAGAGGAAAAAGAGGGACTGCCGTGCCGGGGGCCAAAGTGCTCATCGGCGATATTTCGAAGCCGGACGAAATGCGATCAATCCTCACGGACCATGCGTGGGATTCCGTGGTCGATTGGATCGCATATACGGTGAGCGATATCCAACGAGATTTCGAGCTGTTCAAGGGGAAAACGAAGCAATTCGTTTTCATCAGTTCTGCGTCGGCCTACCAAAGACCCGCCGCCTCCCCCTTCGTCACCGAATCGACGCCGCTGGCGAATCCGTTCTGGGAATACTCGCGGAATAAAATTGCCTGCGAAGAAAAGCTCATGTCTTTGTACAGAAGCGAAAGCTTCCCTGTGACGATCGTTCGTCCCTCGCTGACATACGATACCGTCATTCCGGTTCCGGTCGGAGGATGGACCGAATACACGACGGTCGACAGGATCAAGAAAGGGAAGAAGATCATTGTCCACGGGGACGGTTCTTCTCTATGGACCGTCACTCATGCGGAAGATTTCGCCAAGGGATTCGTCGGTCTTCTCGCCCACCAGCAGTCCATCGGACATGCATTCCACATCACATCCGACGAGATCCTGACATGGGATCAGATCCATCAGGCGGTCGCCGAAGCGGTCGGACGGGAGGCGCATATCGTTCACATGGCGTCGGACTTTCTGGCTTCTTGCGACGAGGAATTTCGCGGAAGCCTTATCGGAGACAAAGCGACGAGCGTGATTTTCGACAACAGCAAGATCAAGCGGTTTGTCCCCGGATTTACGGCGACCATTCCCTTCCGACAGGGAATCAAGCGGACCATTGACTGGTTCGAAGCAGACCCGTCGCGGCAGATCATCAAGAAGGAAACGAACGATATGATGGAAAGGATGATCGCCCAATATGAGAGGGCATTCATTTCGTGA
- a CDS encoding SMP-30/gluconolactonase/LRE family protein has product MTMIPNLRHRFRCMLFLQFLLIIGVMAQSPIPPEAKLEKVATGFLQPEGPVWIDSLGLLLSDIAGNKIYRFSPADSTLTVFMNPSDSSNGMTLDLRGRIILTQMGLRRVSRREANGTITPLVSTYDGKRFNSPNDVVVKSDSSIYFTDPDFNIPPGEKAELTFKGIYRISPSGVLSLLDSSLDKPNGICFSPDESKLYVNESAQHKIYVWDVAGDSLANKKLFYTTPLSGYVDGMKVDRDGNIYCSGPSGVWVVSPAGVYLDRIVMETPSNCNWGDADRKTLYITAGSSLYRIRLAATTKVHDHGSLFPESHRLNANYPNPFNPETIISYQLTATSFVKLNVYDLTGREIARLVDDERQAGAYSVRWNASGLASGTYFYRLQAGSFDETKTMLLLR; this is encoded by the coding sequence ATGACCATGATACCGAATCTCAGGCACCGCTTCCGTTGCATGCTGTTCCTTCAATTCCTGTTGATCATTGGAGTCATGGCCCAATCCCCCATCCCTCCAGAAGCAAAGCTGGAAAAAGTTGCAACAGGCTTTCTGCAGCCCGAAGGGCCGGTGTGGATCGACTCGCTCGGATTGTTATTGAGCGATATCGCAGGAAATAAAATCTACCGATTCTCCCCCGCCGACAGCACGCTGACGGTTTTCATGAACCCATCCGACAGCTCGAACGGCATGACCCTCGACCTCCGGGGACGAATCATCCTGACACAGATGGGATTGCGCCGCGTCTCGCGCCGGGAAGCCAATGGAACGATCACTCCTCTCGTTTCAACGTACGACGGGAAAAGGTTCAACAGCCCCAACGATGTCGTCGTAAAGTCCGACAGCTCCATCTACTTTACCGACCCGGACTTCAACATCCCTCCGGGCGAAAAAGCTGAATTGACGTTCAAAGGAATTTACAGGATCAGTCCGTCGGGCGTATTATCGTTGTTAGATAGTTCTCTCGACAAACCGAACGGAATTTGTTTCTCCCCCGACGAAAGCAAGCTCTACGTCAACGAATCGGCACAGCACAAGATCTACGTCTGGGATGTCGCGGGGGACTCGCTCGCCAACAAGAAATTATTCTATACGACGCCGTTATCGGGGTACGTTGATGGAATGAAAGTCGACCGCGATGGGAACATCTACTGCAGCGGGCCGAGCGGCGTGTGGGTCGTATCTCCGGCGGGAGTTTACCTGGACAGGATCGTCATGGAAACGCCTTCGAACTGCAACTGGGGAGATGCGGACAGAAAGACACTGTATATCACGGCGGGAAGCAGCCTTTATAGAATCCGGCTGGCGGCGACTACGAAGGTTCACGACCACGGTTCGCTTTTTCCGGAGTCACACAGATTAAATGCGAACTATCCTAATCCGTTCAACCCCGAAACAATCATCAGCTATCAATTAACAGCCACCAGTTTCGTGAAACTGAATGTGTACGACCTCACGGGGAGGGAGATCGCCAGGCTGGTCGATGATGAACGGCAAGCGGGGGCGTATTCAGTCCGTTGGAACGCTTCCGGGCTTGCAAGCGGCACGTATTTTTACCGGCTGCAAGCGGGGAGCTTCGATGAAACAAAGACGATGCTCCTGTTGCGCTGA
- a CDS encoding T9SS type A sorting domain-containing protein yields MKIDATWRKHAFTAAIVLLYAVSLHTQPKSRRTDISVKQLGVVGSNSVRIKRDPVSHRLYIVQNNGLIQRVNFGTGGSATLTTVYQPSVDSVNAPLGITFGPDGTMYLTGNDSTGVIGTAVVVKGVPDSLGSENRTWSVIARTVGYRYGNIYNHRVNAIILNPTGDSLYINSGAATDHGELHNGFREAGLTSIIWKLPISGHDILLQDDREWLRSNGYLFAEGIRNTFDFAYAGNGDLFGPENSDDRDDPEELNWLREGHHYGFPWRIGGDNTPQQYTPYDPHTDPLLSKNAWGGGNLYVTYSEDSTYPARPDSITFTEPIPNAGPDADKFRDTTTGAVKDAHQLGTTDATFTPHLSIDGIVFDKDSIIAGDLKGNAFVISFSNSSLITALNDTSQNLMAIALTKNDTGYIAHVTKLVTGFNSPLGIEMVGDTLYIVETGLQYSNNSPKLWQVILPTGTAAGVDEKQNHPSAYALNQNYPNPFNPATVISYQLTANSFVTLKVYDELGREVARLVSETEGAGNHSVRWDAANLSSGVYFYELSAGNFHDVKKMVLMK; encoded by the coding sequence ATGAAGATCGACGCTACTTGGAGAAAACACGCATTCACCGCGGCCATCGTGCTGTTGTACGCCGTCTCATTGCACACACAGCCGAAATCACGACGCACGGATATTTCGGTCAAACAACTGGGGGTCGTCGGCAGCAACTCCGTCCGCATCAAGCGCGACCCGGTCTCGCATCGCCTGTACATCGTTCAAAATAACGGACTTATTCAGCGCGTCAATTTTGGAACCGGCGGCTCGGCGACGCTCACGACGGTGTATCAACCTTCCGTTGACAGCGTAAATGCCCCGCTAGGAATTACCTTCGGCCCTGACGGTACAATGTATCTCACCGGCAATGACTCCACCGGCGTCATTGGCACCGCTGTGGTCGTTAAGGGAGTTCCCGACTCGCTCGGAAGCGAGAATCGTACCTGGAGTGTTATCGCCCGCACTGTCGGATACAGGTACGGCAACATCTACAACCATCGGGTCAATGCGATTATCCTGAATCCTACCGGCGACTCGCTCTACATCAACAGCGGCGCGGCTACCGACCACGGTGAATTGCACAATGGCTTCCGGGAAGCCGGCCTCACATCGATCATCTGGAAATTGCCGATCAGCGGGCATGATATTTTATTGCAGGATGACCGGGAATGGCTCAGGTCCAACGGGTATCTCTTTGCCGAGGGAATTCGCAATACGTTCGACTTCGCGTACGCAGGGAACGGGGACCTGTTTGGTCCGGAGAATTCCGATGATCGCGACGACCCCGAAGAGCTCAATTGGCTTCGTGAAGGACATCATTACGGTTTTCCCTGGCGCATCGGCGGGGATAACACGCCCCAGCAATATACCCCGTACGATCCACACACGGACCCGCTGCTAAGTAAAAACGCCTGGGGAGGAGGAAATTTGTACGTCACCTACAGCGAAGACTCGACATACCCGGCACGGCCGGACAGCATCACATTCACCGAACCGATTCCAAACGCCGGTCCGGACGCAGACAAATTCCGCGATACGACGACCGGAGCGGTGAAGGACGCCCACCAGCTCGGCACGACGGATGCTACGTTCACGCCGCATCTTTCGATCGACGGCATCGTGTTCGACAAGGATTCGATCATCGCGGGCGATTTGAAAGGTAACGCGTTCGTCATCAGCTTTTCGAACAGCTCTCTCATCACGGCGCTGAACGATACCAGCCAGAATCTTATGGCAATTGCCCTGACGAAGAACGATACCGGTTACATCGCACACGTCACAAAGCTTGTAACAGGGTTCAATTCGCCGCTCGGCATCGAGATGGTAGGAGACACTCTGTATATTGTCGAAACTGGATTACAATACAGCAATAACTCTCCCAAATTATGGCAGGTGATTTTGCCGACAGGGACGGCGGCGGGTGTGGACGAAAAGCAGAACCATCCTTCGGCCTACGCGCTGAATCAGAATTACCCCAACCCCTTCAACCCGGCAACGGTCATCAGCTATCAATTAACGGCGAACAGTTTTGTTACGTTAAAGGTCTATGATGAGCTTGGAAGAGAAGTTGCTCGCCTTGTCAGCGAGACAGAGGGGGCCGGAAATCATTCCGTGCGATGGGATGCGGCGAATTTGTCGAGCGGAGTTTATTTCTACGAACTAAGCGCCGGAAATTTCCACGACGTGAAAAAAATGGTGCTGATGAAATGA
- a CDS encoding glycoside hydrolase family 88 protein: protein MKRRNFLLGLPAATAALSYSGARGENRSSHPIGEIFPANDAPLAEKVKRAMLSLQRATWEQGVAMQAMLEAGDSDLVILMAKDAVLRQSPDGRLAMLGEEFALSDACSPGEAVLWAAKKTGDKTLMGGFDKLVEYVMTKAPRTKEGIIYHFTNIPQVWSDIMYMLPPFLAAAGKYEESVKQIDGAYGLLWNPEKRLLSHMWDCEKQSFVRKDCWGVGNGWAAAGITRVIRALPGSMQSEKKKMIGYAKNIIDGCLAHIRRDGLFHNIVDDPRSFVETNLAQMLSYSIYRGIQGGWIDKSYCEKADTMRLAAHSKVDDLGLVQGVCGSPEFDHPGTATEGQAFFLMMETAYNELSSGKG, encoded by the coding sequence ATGAAGAGACGAAATTTTCTTTTGGGACTTCCCGCAGCGACGGCGGCTTTGAGTTACTCGGGCGCACGCGGAGAAAACCGGAGTAGTCACCCGATCGGTGAAATATTTCCGGCAAATGACGCGCCGTTGGCAGAGAAAGTAAAACGGGCAATGCTCTCGCTGCAGCGGGCGACATGGGAACAAGGGGTGGCCATGCAGGCGATGCTGGAGGCGGGGGACTCGGACCTCGTCATCCTCATGGCCAAGGATGCCGTTTTGCGCCAGTCGCCGGACGGAAGGCTTGCGATGCTGGGAGAGGAATTTGCCTTAAGCGATGCCTGCTCTCCCGGCGAAGCGGTCTTGTGGGCTGCAAAAAAGACCGGGGATAAAACGTTGATGGGCGGGTTTGATAAATTGGTCGAGTATGTGATGACAAAAGCGCCACGGACGAAGGAAGGGATCATCTATCATTTCACGAATATCCCTCAGGTCTGGAGCGATATCATGTATATGCTTCCGCCGTTTCTGGCCGCGGCAGGAAAGTACGAAGAATCGGTGAAGCAGATCGACGGCGCTTATGGGCTTCTTTGGAACCCCGAAAAGAGACTTCTCTCCCACATGTGGGACTGCGAGAAACAAAGCTTTGTTCGGAAGGATTGCTGGGGTGTCGGAAACGGCTGGGCGGCAGCCGGCATCACCAGAGTGATTCGGGCTCTTCCCGGATCAATGCAATCGGAAAAGAAAAAAATGATCGGATATGCAAAAAATATTATCGATGGATGCTTAGCACACATCAGACGGGACGGCTTGTTCCATAACATCGTGGACGATCCCCGTTCATTTGTTGAAACCAATCTCGCCCAGATGCTTTCGTATTCCATCTATCGAGGAATTCAAGGGGGATGGATCGACAAGAGCTACTGCGAAAAGGCCGACACGATGCGCCTTGCTGCTCATTCGAAGGTTGACGACCTCGGACTTGTGCAGGGAGTATGCGGCTCGCCGGAATTTGACCATCCCGGCACCGCTACCGAGGGACAGGCATTCTTTCTCATGATGGAAACGGCGTACAACGAATTGAGCAGCGGCAAAGGTTAA
- a CDS encoding N,N'-diacetylchitobiose phosphorylase, whose amino-acid sequence MQFGYFDDLNKEYVVERPDTPRSWSNYLGSTEYGAIITNNAGGYSFYKSAAQGRFTRLRFNVIPMDQPGRYVYLHDKQSKDFWSTSWQPVGKPLARYTSECRHGTAYTKIASEYSSIKTETLFFVPLGRTCECWLLRITNNDSKKRELSLFTYVEYANNWNLSQDMINLQYSQFISKMDVVDDIIDHGTNVNMPVRPDHFEDDGQARHTFLALAGADIKGFDTDREVFLGPYRTYANPIVVEEGRCRNSKSVGDNGCGTLQAEVELRPGESKEVVILMGIGAAGTEGKKALGEFGDPGKVKAEFRKLKEYWHSRLQGMTAETPDKEFNSMLNMWNPYNSLITYAWSRAASLVYTGERDGLGYRDTVQDMLGVLHTIPDEVKERLELMITGQASTGGAMPVVKPFAHRPGSEKLPAEKEYRSDDCLWLFNTIPAYVKETGDMAFYGKVLPYADKGDDTVVGHLRRAIQFNLDRSGSHGFPCGLSADWNDCLQLGHDGETTFVAFQLRYALKEYTEICSMLKKTDEVAWAMGCLTALDENLERHAWDGEWYLRAYRADGLKFGSKENNEASIFLEPQPWAVYSGHLTEERAVGLMDVVNKRLSTEYGLMLCDPPVEKTDPKVIKAVLFNKGMKENGSIFCHTQGWAIIAETMLGRGNRAYEYYRKFMPSAYNTKAEVRGIEPYVYCQFTNSKYSPRYGASRLPWLSGSASWAYYTATQYILGIQPGYNGLKIDPCIPSDWKEIKISRKFRKKSFSIVIKNGSGVQKGVKGMTVNGKEIQGSFIPIDQMKDSNEVLVTMGR is encoded by the coding sequence ATGCAATTCGGATATTTCGACGACCTCAACAAGGAGTATGTCGTAGAACGGCCCGACACTCCCCGTTCATGGAGCAATTATTTGGGCTCCACAGAATACGGCGCCATCATCACCAACAATGCCGGCGGATACAGCTTCTATAAATCCGCCGCGCAGGGCCGTTTCACCCGGCTCCGTTTCAACGTTATTCCGATGGACCAGCCGGGGCGTTATGTTTATCTTCACGACAAACAAAGCAAAGATTTCTGGTCGACCTCCTGGCAGCCGGTGGGGAAACCGCTGGCGCGCTATACGTCGGAATGCCGCCACGGAACGGCGTACACGAAGATCGCTTCGGAGTATTCATCCATCAAGACCGAAACGCTCTTCTTTGTTCCGCTCGGACGAACCTGCGAATGCTGGCTCCTCAGGATCACCAACAACGATTCGAAGAAACGGGAATTGAGTTTGTTCACGTACGTCGAGTACGCGAACAACTGGAACTTATCCCAGGACATGATCAATCTTCAGTACTCCCAATTCATTTCGAAGATGGATGTCGTTGATGATATCATCGACCATGGGACCAATGTCAACATGCCTGTGCGCCCCGATCATTTCGAGGACGACGGGCAGGCACGGCATACGTTTCTTGCATTGGCGGGAGCCGACATCAAAGGGTTCGATACGGACAGGGAGGTTTTCCTCGGCCCGTACCGGACCTATGCTAACCCGATCGTCGTCGAGGAAGGACGGTGCAGGAATTCGAAGTCAGTCGGCGACAACGGCTGCGGTACGCTTCAGGCAGAGGTTGAGCTTCGGCCCGGCGAATCCAAGGAAGTGGTGATCCTGATGGGAATCGGCGCAGCCGGGACGGAAGGGAAAAAAGCGCTCGGAGAATTTGGAGATCCCGGCAAAGTCAAAGCTGAATTCAGGAAGCTGAAAGAATATTGGCACTCGAGGCTGCAGGGAATGACCGCCGAGACTCCGGATAAAGAATTCAACAGCATGCTGAACATGTGGAACCCGTACAACTCCCTTATCACATACGCGTGGTCGCGCGCTGCGAGCCTGGTCTATACCGGCGAGCGTGATGGACTCGGATACCGCGATACTGTCCAGGACATGCTCGGCGTTCTTCACACAATTCCGGACGAAGTGAAAGAGCGGCTGGAACTCATGATCACGGGGCAGGCGTCAACTGGCGGTGCGATGCCGGTTGTCAAGCCATTCGCCCATAGACCCGGAAGCGAGAAGCTGCCTGCCGAAAAAGAATACCGCTCCGACGACTGCTTGTGGCTCTTCAACACGATTCCGGCGTACGTGAAGGAAACGGGGGATATGGCGTTCTACGGCAAAGTGCTCCCGTACGCCGATAAGGGAGATGACACCGTGGTCGGTCATCTGCGGCGGGCTATTCAATTCAACCTTGATCGGTCCGGTTCGCATGGCTTCCCGTGCGGACTCTCGGCGGACTGGAACGATTGTCTGCAGCTTGGGCATGATGGAGAGACGACCTTTGTCGCCTTCCAGCTTCGTTATGCTCTGAAGGAATATACCGAGATTTGCAGCATGCTGAAGAAGACGGACGAGGTCGCCTGGGCTATGGGCTGTTTGACGGCACTCGACGAAAACCTCGAACGGCATGCCTGGGACGGAGAATGGTATCTTCGGGCATACCGCGCCGACGGTTTGAAATTCGGCTCGAAAGAAAACAACGAGGCCTCGATTTTTCTGGAGCCGCAGCCGTGGGCAGTCTACAGCGGGCATCTTACCGAGGAGCGCGCGGTAGGGTTGATGGACGTCGTCAATAAGCGCCTTTCGACCGAGTACGGCCTTATGCTCTGCGATCCCCCTGTAGAGAAAACCGACCCGAAGGTCATCAAGGCGGTCCTGTTCAATAAGGGAATGAAAGAGAACGGTTCGATCTTTTGCCACACGCAAGGCTGGGCGATCATTGCGGAGACGATGCTGGGAAGAGGAAACCGGGCCTACGAGTATTACAGGAAATTCATGCCTTCAGCGTACAACACGAAGGCGGAGGTCCGCGGCATCGAACCGTACGTCTATTGCCAATTCACCAACAGCAAATACAGTCCGCGTTACGGCGCGTCGCGCCTCCCGTGGCTGAGCGGCAGCGCTTCGTGGGCGTATTACACCGCCACACAGTACATTCTCGGCATCCAGCCTGGATACAACGGACTGAAGATCGACCCGTGCATCCCGTCCGATTGGAAGGAAATAAAAATCTCCCGAAAGTTCAGGAAGAAGAGCTTTTCCATCGTCATCAAGAACGGCAGCGGAGTCCAAAAAGGGGTAAAGGGGATGACGGTCAACGGGAAGGAGATCCAGGGGAGCTTCATTCCTATCGATCAGATGAAAGATTCGAACGAAGTGCTTGTCACGATGGGGAGGTGA